The genomic DNA ACCCTGGACCCGACGATGGTTCCCTCCGCGTCGAGATCGAACGCGGTGGTCTGGTGTCGTCGCGTCTCGGCGACGTAGAGAGTGCGTTCGTCGAGCGACAGCGCGATACCGTTCGGGAACGCGAGCTCGTCGGCGAGCCGTTCGAGCGATCCGTCTGCGTTCAGCCGATAGATCGGCGACAGGCACAGTTCAGGACGTGGTAATCGAACCGGGTCCGTGAAGTAGAGGTTCCCGGAACGGTCGAACACCAAGTCGTTGGGGGCATTCAGGGGTTCGTCGTTCCAGCGATCCGCCGCTGTGTGGATCGCACCATCGGGAGCCACTCGCAGGATCGACTGCGTGCCGGCGTCGGCGATGTAGAGATCGCCGTCCCGATGGAACGAGCTCCCGTTGGGCTTCCCGCCCGTCTCCACAAACGTCGTCACCGAGCCGTCAGCGGCAATCCGCGACACGCGCCCGACCGGGCTCTGGTGGTTCACGACGATGAGACTGCCGTCACGGTCGAACGCGGGCCCCTCTGGGAACTCAAACCCGGACGCGAGCGCTTGGACCGGGATGTCGCGCATATGAGTTCCTATGCCGATCCGTCCGGCTCGACGCGGAGGACGACGATGTCGGTGAACCTCTTACCGTCGAAGGTCAATCGAACGCCTTCGCAGAAGCCGCAGTTGGGGCCCCATGCGGCGTGATCGCGGTCCGGGAAACACTCGACCGCGCCGGCTTCGGCGATCCCTTCGTGACCGATGATCAGCGCCGACTCGCCGTCCGGGAGCTCCTTGGCGATCAATGCCCACAGCTTGCGCTGCTTGCGCGCGAATCGACG from Candidatus Poribacteria bacterium includes the following:
- a CDS encoding SMP-30/gluconolactonase/LRE family protein produces the protein MRDIPVQALASGFEFPEGPAFDRDGSLIVVNHQSPVGRVSRIAADGSVTTFVETGGKPNGSSFHRDGDLYIADAGTQSILRVAPDGAIHTAADRWNDEPLNAPNDLVFDRSGNLYFTDPVRLPRPELCLSPIYRLNADGSLERLADELAFPNGIALSLDERTLYVAETRRHQTTAFDLDAEGTIVGSRVLATYEPPARPDGMALDCDGNLIVALIYGRRLAVLSPDGDLVDEYPCGGSGPTNICFGGPNFDLLFITETETNRVTVVRHTRPGHRLFGDVR